A genomic segment from Hyalangium minutum encodes:
- a CDS encoding OmpA family protein, whose protein sequence is MHMSRFPLSALLAAVCALLTACGQTSPDTSTPVHQEFALPGSDGDLTLSDGFTVVNQYAVLAADASAGASSIQVTDITQLTSPRSGPLEGGDLVFIIQMQGATIDTSNSPTYGAITSLNSAGFHEFAVVRRVEGNTIHLACAGLQHSYATAGRTQVVRVPQFNNLTIENGAFVQARPWDGQRGGVVVVHVNGVTTLDGTITTTGQGFRGGAVENASRTAPAQVTLYLSGDARDGAEKGESIAGDTTVYDALGGRYGRGAPANGGGGGNSHNAGGGGGANGNNGRPWSGQGVMNASVAGASAWQLDPGYIANGNALTDSSGGGRGGYSAAISNQNALTVGPNNAAWGGDYRAEAGGLGGRPLNNDVTSRLFLGGGGGAGDANNSAANPGGNGGGLVYLVSPTVVGSGTIEANGENAGSTLPAHNDAPGGGGGGGTVVVLSDDLSSIAVEAFGGQGGNQLSITTEAEGPGGGGGGGFIAVSAGAPPLFAHGGLSGTTGSSLLTEFPANGATYGASGQTVRVPNPDPSWLTCAPLDLAVTITDGQTTTLPGATVTYTVTVTNGGPSNATNAPVSVPLPTQASGGSWTCAGAGGATCQAASGTGGISTNVSVPVGGTVTFTFTVNVSLSATGTLVATATVSEPATLTDANLANNTATDTDTILPVADLSVTLTDSADPSPERSPVVYTVQVGNGGPNTANSVTVTFPVPASTTFTSATGAGWSCSQAAGTVTCTLPTLAPGNAPAIAITVQPTITSGTINASVSVSSPTIDQVQANNSDTETTAIVAVNDAPVNTVPGPQTTAEDTSLVFSSARGNALSIFDEDAGSQPVKVTLTVTHGTLTLGSTVGLSFSAGDGSVDATMTFTGSQADINAAIASVTYAPDANYYGSATLTITTDDQGNTGSGGPKSDTDTVAITVTPVNDPPTAVDDAVTMTTITTARPIDVLANDSAAPDDGETLTVITVTQGSRGGTVTIIEGGARVTYQHTPNFSGIETFTYTISDGKGGTATATVTVTVRGDRDGDGLPDDDEPGHGTDPNNPDTDGDGIPDGTEVHTGTDPTKPDTDGDGLPDGKEDENHNGVVDPGETDPRNPDTDGGGFNDGEEEDRGTDPLNPNDDVERRVVGSGCSSSGNSGLTGLAGMMLALVFLTRRSRPALSMGRSRSLRSLVTLGAVGALTASGASWAQGTSAAIDVQQFRPAPGKADVLGLHSPGVQGHLNWQAGLFFNYAHEPLVVINPANADRLQHLVRNQLGFDLIGSIGLGERFELGLVAPLKIERGEFGELPTGNLEQSWKGGLGDLRLVPKVLLLERDTLRLGLAAPMVMPTAGASELQGQKGFGVQPRLAADYAFESGTRLLANLGLNVRSRQELSNLSVGNELSYSVGAAIPFEVKEHPFTGLASLGGALGLGATGGANEEERPLEFQAGLQTRVSKSIVASLGMGKGLTLGYGMPVFRVFTGFSYAFEQPPRPKDTDDDGFPDISDACPLDAEDKDGFQDEDGCPDLDNDQDGVPDTADKCPNVPEDKDGFQDEDGCPDPDNDGDGIVDGQDTCVLEAEDKDGFQDEDGCPDLDNDQDGVPDGSDKCPNAAEDKDGFQDEDGCPDPDNDRDGVPDADDLCPTEQETINGVEDEDGCPDKGESKVQVTSQKIVIKEKVYFDTNKDVVLERSFPLLKQVALVLKANPQLKKVRIEGHTDDRADDAFNLDLSQRRAGSVLKYLVEVAGIDPNRLISEGFGETRPVDTNKTAAGRENNRRVEFVIIEVEGDSSPQ, encoded by the coding sequence ATGCATATGTCCAGGTTCCCTCTGTCGGCGCTGCTCGCCGCTGTCTGCGCGCTGCTGACTGCCTGCGGTCAGACCTCCCCTGATACGTCCACTCCCGTCCATCAGGAGTTCGCCCTGCCAGGTTCGGACGGCGATCTGACGCTCTCGGACGGCTTCACCGTGGTGAATCAGTACGCCGTCCTCGCGGCGGACGCGAGCGCGGGTGCCAGCAGCATCCAGGTGACAGACATCACCCAACTGACGTCGCCCCGGTCGGGCCCGCTGGAGGGTGGAGATCTCGTCTTCATCATCCAGATGCAGGGCGCCACCATCGACACCTCGAACAGCCCCACGTACGGCGCCATCACCAGCCTCAACAGCGCGGGCTTCCATGAGTTCGCGGTGGTCCGCCGCGTGGAGGGCAACACCATCCACCTGGCCTGCGCTGGACTGCAGCACAGCTACGCCACCGCGGGCCGGACCCAGGTGGTGCGCGTGCCGCAGTTCAACAACCTCACCATCGAGAACGGCGCCTTCGTCCAGGCGCGGCCCTGGGACGGGCAGCGCGGCGGCGTCGTGGTGGTGCACGTCAACGGCGTCACCACGCTGGATGGAACCATCACCACCACCGGCCAGGGCTTCCGGGGAGGCGCCGTCGAGAACGCCTCGCGCACCGCTCCGGCGCAGGTCACCCTTTATCTCTCGGGCGATGCACGGGATGGCGCCGAGAAGGGCGAGAGCATCGCCGGCGATACCACCGTCTATGACGCCCTGGGCGGACGCTATGGCCGCGGTGCCCCAGCCAACGGCGGCGGCGGCGGCAACAGCCACAACGCGGGCGGCGGCGGCGGCGCCAACGGCAACAACGGCCGGCCCTGGAGTGGCCAGGGCGTCATGAATGCCTCGGTGGCAGGGGCCTCCGCGTGGCAGCTCGATCCGGGCTACATCGCCAATGGCAACGCGCTGACGGACTCCTCCGGTGGCGGACGCGGCGGCTACAGCGCCGCCATCTCCAACCAGAACGCGCTCACCGTGGGTCCCAACAACGCCGCGTGGGGTGGCGACTACCGCGCGGAGGCCGGCGGCCTGGGAGGGCGGCCGCTCAACAATGACGTCACCTCTCGGCTGTTCCTCGGCGGTGGTGGCGGCGCGGGCGACGCGAACAACAGCGCGGCGAACCCCGGCGGCAACGGCGGCGGTCTCGTGTACCTCGTCTCGCCCACCGTGGTGGGCAGTGGAACCATCGAGGCCAACGGCGAAAACGCCGGCAGCACCCTGCCCGCGCACAATGATGCGCCGGGCGGCGGCGGCGGTGGCGGCACCGTCGTGGTCCTCAGCGACGACCTGTCGAGCATTGCCGTGGAGGCCTTCGGTGGCCAGGGCGGCAACCAGCTCTCCATCACCACCGAGGCCGAGGGCCCCGGCGGCGGTGGTGGCGGCGGCTTCATCGCGGTGAGCGCGGGCGCTCCGCCGCTGTTCGCCCACGGAGGACTGTCGGGAACCACCGGCTCGTCGTTGCTGACCGAGTTCCCTGCCAACGGCGCCACCTATGGGGCCAGTGGCCAAACGGTGCGCGTCCCCAACCCGGATCCGTCCTGGCTCACGTGCGCGCCGCTGGATCTCGCGGTGACGATCACCGACGGGCAAACCACCACCCTTCCGGGAGCCACCGTCACCTATACGGTGACCGTCACCAACGGCGGCCCCTCGAACGCGACGAATGCTCCTGTCTCCGTGCCGCTGCCCACCCAGGCCTCGGGCGGCAGCTGGACGTGCGCGGGCGCTGGAGGCGCCACCTGTCAGGCGGCCAGTGGCACCGGGGGCATCTCGACGAACGTCTCCGTCCCCGTCGGCGGCACGGTGACCTTCACCTTCACCGTCAACGTGAGCCTCTCCGCCACCGGCACGCTCGTGGCGACGGCCACCGTCTCCGAACCGGCCACGCTGACGGATGCCAACCTCGCGAACAACACCGCTACCGACACGGACACGATCCTCCCCGTGGCGGATCTCTCGGTGACCCTGACGGACTCGGCGGATCCTTCTCCGGAGCGGAGCCCGGTCGTCTACACCGTCCAGGTGGGCAACGGCGGCCCCAACACCGCCAACTCCGTCACTGTCACGTTCCCGGTCCCGGCCAGCACCACCTTCACCAGCGCGACGGGCGCGGGGTGGAGCTGCTCGCAGGCCGCGGGCACGGTCACCTGCACCCTTCCGACCCTGGCACCGGGCAACGCCCCGGCCATCGCCATCACCGTGCAGCCCACCATCACCAGCGGGACGATCAACGCCTCGGTCTCCGTGAGCTCGCCGACGATCGATCAGGTCCAGGCCAACAACTCCGACACGGAGACCACGGCGATCGTCGCGGTGAACGATGCCCCCGTGAACACCGTTCCCGGGCCCCAGACCACGGCCGAGGACACCTCGCTCGTCTTCTCCTCCGCGAGGGGCAATGCGCTCTCCATCTTCGACGAGGATGCGGGCAGCCAGCCCGTCAAGGTGACCCTCACCGTGACGCACGGCACCCTCACCCTGGGCAGCACCGTGGGGCTGAGCTTCTCGGCGGGCGATGGCTCGGTGGACGCGACGATGACCTTCACGGGCTCACAGGCCGATATCAACGCCGCGATCGCGAGCGTCACCTACGCTCCGGACGCCAACTACTACGGCAGCGCCACCCTCACGATCACCACGGACGACCAGGGCAACACCGGTAGCGGCGGACCGAAGAGTGACACGGACACCGTGGCCATCACCGTCACCCCAGTGAACGATCCGCCCACCGCCGTGGATGACGCGGTCACGATGACGACCATTACGACGGCACGGCCCATCGACGTGCTGGCCAATGACTCGGCGGCGCCTGACGACGGAGAGACCCTCACGGTCATCACCGTGACGCAGGGCAGCCGGGGTGGCACTGTGACCATCATCGAAGGGGGCGCTCGCGTCACCTACCAGCACACGCCCAACTTCAGCGGCATCGAGACCTTCACCTACACCATCAGCGACGGGAAGGGCGGCACGGCGACCGCCACCGTCACGGTCACCGTGCGCGGAGACCGCGATGGCGACGGGCTGCCGGATGACGACGAGCCGGGCCACGGCACCGACCCGAACAATCCGGACACGGATGGTGACGGCATCCCGGACGGCACCGAAGTCCACACGGGCACCGACCCGACCAAGCCCGACACCGATGGCGACGGCCTGCCCGACGGCAAGGAGGACGAAAACCACAACGGCGTGGTCGACCCGGGCGAGACCGACCCGCGCAACCCCGACACCGACGGCGGTGGCTTCAATGATGGGGAAGAGGAGGATCGCGGCACGGATCCGCTGAACCCGAACGACGACGTGGAGCGCCGCGTGGTCGGCAGTGGCTGCAGCAGCTCGGGCAACAGCGGCCTGACGGGCCTCGCGGGGATGATGCTCGCCCTGGTGTTCCTGACGCGCCGGAGCCGCCCGGCGCTCTCCATGGGCCGCTCGCGGAGCCTCCGCTCCCTGGTGACGCTCGGAGCCGTGGGGGCGCTGACCGCCTCCGGCGCCTCGTGGGCGCAGGGCACCTCGGCCGCCATCGACGTGCAGCAGTTCCGGCCCGCCCCGGGCAAGGCCGACGTGCTCGGCCTGCACAGCCCGGGAGTGCAGGGGCACTTGAACTGGCAAGCAGGGCTCTTCTTCAACTACGCCCACGAGCCGCTCGTCGTCATCAACCCGGCCAACGCCGACCGGCTGCAGCACCTGGTGCGCAACCAGCTCGGCTTCGACCTGATCGGCTCCATCGGCCTGGGCGAGCGCTTCGAGCTGGGCCTCGTGGCCCCGCTCAAGATCGAGCGCGGTGAGTTCGGCGAGCTGCCCACCGGCAACCTGGAGCAGTCGTGGAAGGGCGGCCTGGGTGACCTCCGGCTCGTCCCCAAGGTGTTACTTCTAGAACGCGACACCCTGCGGCTGGGGCTCGCGGCGCCGATGGTGATGCCCACGGCGGGCGCCTCGGAGCTTCAGGGCCAGAAGGGGTTTGGGGTGCAGCCGCGGCTCGCGGCGGACTACGCCTTCGAGAGCGGCACCCGGCTGCTGGCCAACCTGGGCCTCAACGTGCGCAGCCGCCAGGAGCTGAGCAACCTCTCGGTGGGCAATGAGCTGAGCTACAGCGTGGGCGCCGCCATTCCTTTCGAGGTGAAGGAGCACCCGTTCACCGGCCTCGCCTCGCTGGGCGGTGCCCTGGGCCTGGGCGCCACGGGCGGAGCCAATGAGGAGGAGCGGCCGCTCGAGTTTCAGGCGGGGCTCCAGACGCGGGTGAGCAAGTCCATCGTGGCCTCGCTGGGCATGGGCAAGGGCCTCACGCTGGGCTACGGCATGCCCGTGTTCCGCGTGTTCACCGGCTTCTCGTATGCCTTCGAGCAGCCGCCCCGCCCCAAGGACACGGACGACGACGGCTTCCCCGACATCAGCGACGCCTGCCCCCTCGACGCCGAGGACAAGGACGGCTTCCAGGACGAGGACGGCTGCCCGGACCTCGACAATGATCAGGACGGTGTCCCCGACACGGCGGACAAGTGCCCGAACGTGCCCGAGGACAAGGACGGCTTCCAGGACGAGGACGGCTGCCCCGACCCCGACAATGACGGGGACGGCATCGTGGACGGCCAGGACACGTGCGTGCTGGAGGCCGAGGACAAGGACGGCTTCCAGGACGAGGACGGCTGCCCGGACCTCGACAATGACCAGGACGGCGTCCCCGACGGCTCGGACAAGTGCCCCAACGCGGCCGAGGACAAGGACGGCTTCCAGGACGAGGACGGCTGCCCCGACCCCGACAACGACCGCGATGGCGTGCCCGACGCGGACGACCTGTGCCCCACGGAGCAGGAGACCATCAACGGCGTGGAGGACGAGGACGGCTGCCCGGACAAGGGCGAGAGCAAGGTCCAGGTCACCAGCCAGAAGATCGTCATCAAGGAGAAGGTCTACTTCGACACCAACAAGGACGTGGTGCTGGAGCGCTCCTTCCCGCTGCTGAAGCAGGTGGCCCTGGTGCTCAAGGCCAACCCGCAGCTGAAGAAGGTCCGCATCGAGGGCCACACCGATGACCGGGCGGATGACGCCTTCAACCTGGACCTGTCCCAACGCCGCGCGGGCAGCGTGCTCAAGTACCTGGTGGAGGTTGCAGGCATCGACCCGAACCGCCTCATCTCCGAGGGCTTCGGCGAGACACGCCCGGTGGACACCAACAAGACGGCCGCGGGCCGCGAGAACAACCGCCGCGTCGAGTTCGTCATCATCGAAGTCGAAGGCGACAGCTCGCCGCAGTGA
- a CDS encoding serpin family protein yields MPTRKPEDSTAPVAPPSDEEQRRLAQSNNAFAVELWRQVNGSPGNLALSPASITLALAMAWGGARGETASEMKQVLHFQGSADEVMASAGQLLQAWNTSTGNTVLRVVNRLFGSKSYTFEQPYLDKTKATFNAPLEPVDFDNDIEATRESINAWVARQTEDRIQGLLPERSLRPRLTKLVLVNAVYFKAVWAHLFSEDQTVSEPFFVTSTVKKDADLMRRTGSYAYAEQDGVKVLELPYRDGAWSMIFALPDAVDGLAEVERNLSSEVLNDWVTALRTETVNVALPRFEVNPEAPVELGDALMNLGMARAFDAQRADFTAMANPPNSSERLHISKVFHKAFVKVNEQGTEAAAATAVVMMARSAMGRQREPKDFRADHPFLFFLRDKASGMILFMGRVSEPPVSTAPKRSEPNLAGRGE; encoded by the coding sequence ATGCCGACCCGGAAGCCCGAGGACTCCACCGCGCCCGTCGCGCCGCCCTCCGACGAAGAGCAGCGAAGGCTCGCCCAGAGCAACAATGCCTTCGCCGTGGAGCTCTGGCGCCAGGTGAATGGAAGTCCCGGCAACCTCGCGCTCTCGCCCGCGAGCATCACCCTGGCGCTCGCGATGGCCTGGGGCGGTGCCCGCGGTGAGACCGCGAGCGAGATGAAGCAGGTGCTCCACTTCCAGGGCAGCGCCGATGAAGTCATGGCCTCGGCGGGCCAGCTGCTCCAGGCGTGGAACACGAGCACCGGGAACACCGTGCTGCGCGTGGTGAACCGGCTGTTCGGCTCGAAGAGCTACACCTTCGAGCAGCCCTACCTGGACAAGACGAAGGCCACCTTCAACGCCCCGCTCGAGCCGGTGGACTTCGACAACGACATCGAGGCCACGCGCGAGTCCATCAACGCCTGGGTGGCGCGGCAGACGGAGGACCGCATCCAGGGCCTGCTGCCCGAGCGGAGCCTGAGGCCCCGTCTGACGAAGCTCGTGCTCGTCAATGCGGTCTACTTCAAGGCGGTCTGGGCCCACCTCTTCTCGGAGGACCAGACCGTGAGCGAGCCGTTCTTCGTCACGTCCACGGTGAAGAAGGACGCGGACCTGATGCGCCGCACGGGCAGCTACGCCTATGCCGAGCAGGATGGCGTGAAGGTGCTGGAGCTCCCCTATCGGGACGGGGCGTGGTCGATGATCTTCGCCCTGCCGGACGCAGTGGATGGGCTCGCGGAGGTGGAGCGGAACCTGTCGAGCGAGGTGCTCAACGACTGGGTCACCGCGCTGCGCACCGAGACCGTGAACGTCGCGCTGCCGCGCTTCGAGGTCAACCCGGAGGCGCCAGTGGAGCTGGGAGACGCCCTGATGAACCTGGGCATGGCGCGGGCCTTCGACGCGCAGCGGGCGGACTTCACGGCGATGGCGAACCCTCCCAACTCCAGCGAGCGCCTCCATATCAGCAAGGTCTTCCACAAGGCCTTCGTGAAGGTGAACGAGCAGGGCACCGAGGCCGCCGCCGCCACCGCCGTCGTGATGATGGCGCGGAGTGCGATGGGCCGGCAGCGCGAGCCTAAGGACTTCCGCGCGGACCACCCGTTCCTCTTCTTCCTGCGCGACAAGGCCTCGGGGATGATCCTCTTCATGGGGCGCGTCTCCGAGCCGCCGGTCTCCACCGCTCCCAAGCGGAGTGAGCCCAACCTCGCTGGACGGGGGGAATGA
- a CDS encoding metallophosphoesterase: MSRRTPIRSRFQLLAALLVTVVQLPVVLVLSWLTHTPVPGVFALLVSSPYLRQLQSPWHSTPPALSTYLALGWWSACLVFDLLMLPAWLAVRAGAPTGLAWGLAGAIAIAMGVDAVLGRPRLRKRVVRVPGLPPELEGYRIGQISDVHCGPNVPEERVASWVARLNALNLDLVTVTGDLITHGSSHVEAVARALGGLRAKDGAFACMGNHDYFTDGEHIVRSLEHEGLTVLRNRGVVVKRGAGRLYVAGVDDTWTSRDDVERALAGRPEGVPTVLLAHDPDLFPQAQARGVELTLSGHTHGGQLGVPGVRRLSLARLITRWTAGLYRQGRSWLYVNRGVGTTGPPVRLGAPPELAVITLRAA; the protein is encoded by the coding sequence ATGTCCCGACGAACCCCCATTCGGAGCCGCTTCCAGCTGCTGGCGGCCCTCCTCGTGACAGTCGTCCAGCTCCCCGTGGTGCTGGTGCTCTCCTGGCTCACGCACACGCCGGTGCCTGGGGTTTTCGCGCTGCTGGTGTCCTCACCGTACCTGCGCCAGCTCCAGAGCCCCTGGCACTCCACGCCGCCCGCGTTGTCGACCTACCTGGCGCTGGGGTGGTGGTCCGCCTGTCTGGTGTTCGACCTGCTCATGCTTCCTGCTTGGCTGGCTGTCCGCGCTGGTGCGCCCACAGGCTTGGCCTGGGGGCTGGCGGGAGCCATCGCGATCGCCATGGGCGTGGATGCCGTCCTGGGCCGGCCCCGGCTTCGGAAGCGGGTGGTGCGGGTGCCCGGACTCCCGCCCGAACTGGAGGGCTACCGCATCGGCCAGATCTCCGACGTGCACTGCGGACCGAATGTCCCCGAGGAGCGCGTCGCTTCCTGGGTCGCCCGGCTCAACGCACTGAACCTGGATCTGGTGACCGTCACGGGAGACCTCATCACCCATGGGTCCTCGCACGTCGAGGCCGTCGCGCGGGCGCTCGGAGGCCTGCGCGCGAAGGACGGCGCATTCGCCTGCATGGGCAATCATGACTACTTCACCGACGGCGAGCACATCGTCCGCTCCCTGGAGCACGAGGGGCTCACCGTGCTGCGCAATCGAGGCGTGGTGGTGAAGCGCGGGGCGGGCCGCCTGTACGTCGCCGGCGTGGATGACACGTGGACCTCGCGCGATGACGTGGAGCGCGCGCTCGCGGGCCGTCCCGAGGGCGTGCCCACCGTGCTGCTCGCGCATGACCCGGACTTGTTTCCGCAGGCGCAGGCCCGTGGCGTCGAGCTGACGCTCTCAGGCCACACGCACGGGGGGCAACTCGGCGTGCCGGGAGTTCGCCGGCTCTCGCTGGCGCGGCTGATCACCCGCTGGACTGCCGGGCTGTACCGGCAAGGGCGCTCGTGGCTCTACGTGAACCGGGGCGTGGGCACCACGGGGCCTCCGGTGCGCCTGGGCGCTCCGCCGGAGCTGGCCGTCATCACGCTGCGCGCGGCTTGA
- a CDS encoding SDR family oxidoreductase has protein sequence MRKKLKDAVIVITGASSGIGRETALQLAKAGARLVLAARREDPLRSLQEECEQAGAQCLVVPTDVANEDEVSALATQAVQAFGRIDGWVNNAGVYALGSLEKTPIHVYRRLMDVNYFGVVHGTRAAAAQMKTQERGGVIVNVSSEASNVSVALASAYTASKHAVRGFSSAVRQELLDTAVRVSNVMPAGIDTPLFEHAANYTGKEAKAPEPVYSPEKVAGVILDMLVRPQAEIYVGATAPLFGAIRHVAPATFDRMMRKQAKSHLKEAPQAVTEGNLYHPVSHGTSVHGGYHGRSKQWVRRIAVVTTLGFGAYRLVRELRQYA, from the coding sequence ATGCGCAAGAAGCTCAAAGACGCAGTCATCGTCATAACCGGTGCTTCGAGTGGAATTGGCCGCGAGACCGCGCTTCAGCTCGCCAAGGCTGGCGCCCGCCTGGTGCTCGCCGCCCGCAGGGAGGATCCGCTGCGCTCTCTCCAAGAAGAGTGCGAGCAGGCAGGCGCTCAGTGCCTCGTTGTCCCGACCGATGTCGCCAACGAGGATGAAGTCAGTGCCCTGGCCACTCAGGCTGTGCAGGCGTTTGGGCGCATCGATGGCTGGGTGAACAACGCGGGCGTCTACGCGCTGGGCTCTCTGGAGAAGACGCCCATCCACGTCTACCGGCGGTTGATGGACGTCAACTACTTCGGGGTCGTCCACGGCACCCGCGCGGCGGCTGCGCAGATGAAGACCCAGGAGCGGGGAGGGGTGATCGTCAACGTTTCTTCGGAGGCATCGAACGTCAGCGTCGCCCTGGCCTCCGCGTACACAGCCAGCAAGCACGCCGTGCGCGGATTCTCCTCCGCCGTCCGGCAGGAGCTCCTCGATACGGCTGTGCGCGTCTCCAACGTCATGCCCGCGGGCATCGACACGCCGCTCTTCGAGCACGCCGCGAACTACACGGGGAAGGAGGCCAAGGCGCCCGAACCCGTGTATTCACCCGAGAAGGTGGCGGGTGTCATCCTAGACATGCTCGTGAGGCCGCAGGCGGAGATCTACGTGGGCGCCACCGCGCCGTTGTTTGGGGCCATCCGCCACGTCGCACCTGCCACCTTCGATCGCATGATGCGCAAGCAAGCCAAGTCCCACTTGAAGGAAGCGCCTCAGGCGGTGACCGAGGGCAACCTGTACCACCCTGTCTCCCACGGGACATCGGTGCATGGTGGTTACCACGGGCGCTCCAAGCAGTGGGTGCGGCGCATCGCCGTAGTGACGACGCTGGGGTTCGGGGCCTATCGGCTCGTCCGCGAGCTGCGGCAGTACGCCTGA
- a CDS encoding VOC family protein → MSTPHFLGLRTVIYPVKDLAKAKSWYSTVLGAAPYFDEPFYVGFNVGGFELGLDPDTSAQPPGAEGGVAYWGVENADRAWARLLEQGATAVSEVRDVGGGIRVATVKDPFGNVLGIIENPHFPNTAG, encoded by the coding sequence ATGAGCACTCCACACTTCCTCGGCCTGCGGACTGTCATCTACCCGGTGAAGGACCTGGCAAAAGCCAAGTCCTGGTACAGCACGGTGCTGGGAGCCGCGCCCTACTTCGATGAGCCTTTCTATGTGGGCTTCAACGTGGGCGGCTTCGAGCTGGGCTTGGATCCGGACACCTCGGCCCAGCCGCCGGGCGCCGAGGGAGGCGTGGCCTACTGGGGCGTGGAGAACGCGGACCGGGCCTGGGCCCGCCTGCTGGAGCAGGGCGCCACGGCCGTCAGCGAGGTGCGAGACGTGGGCGGCGGCATCCGCGTGGCCACGGTGAAGGATCCGTTTGGAAACGTGCTTGGCATCATCGAGAACCCGCACTTCCCCAACACCGCGGGCTGA